Proteins co-encoded in one Setaria viridis chromosome 9, Setaria_viridis_v4.0, whole genome shotgun sequence genomic window:
- the LOC117840274 gene encoding uncharacterized protein, whose product MEGGSRANLLGQAGDEQSRSVVMAGAGALTVARDYRRGNWTVPETMLLIEAKRKVHGERHPGDQGLARWRWVEDYCWRAGCRRSHNQCNDRWDNLMRDFKKVRAYEAAGGGGGGGAGRAPSYWAMGRAERKEKGLPSNLLREIYDAMGEVIERRMSTGGSGGGGSSGAGGGFLGASSSLLDVPMQASPLAQVLPRPLPLEQETRHHGHGAAHFNPESPERKRRRPSLDELRPGTGSSTPPAPGTHGHYRQEQGHRHREDDDDHGGGDESSDSECSDDDDGDEVLSGAIGRCAAILSEALESREAAEERRHREVMAVEERRGRARQARREAGEQCVAGLAAAVNQLAGSMLALAAAKHKGKGGGHAAPK is encoded by the exons ATGGAAGGCGGCTCCCGTGCCAACCTGCTCGGCCAAGCTGGAGACGAGCAGTCCAGGAGCGTCGTcatggccggcgccggcgccctgaCGGTGGCGAGGGACTACCGGAGGGGGAACTGGACGGTGCCGGAGACGATGCTGCTGATCGAGGCGAAGCGGAAGGTGCACGGGGAGCGGCACCCGGGGGACCAGGGCCTGGCGCGGTGGCGCTGGGTCGAGGACTACTGCTGGCGCGCCGGGTGCCGGCGCAGCCACAACCAGTGCAACGACCGCTGGGACAACCTCATGCGGGATTTCAAGAAGGTGCGCGCCTACGAggcagccggcggtggcggtggcggtggcgccggtaGAGCGCCCAGCTACTGGGCGATGGGCAGGgcggagaggaaggagaagggcctCCCTAGCAACCTCCTCCGGGAGATATACGACGCCATGGGCGAGGTCATCGAGAGGAGGATGAgcacgggcggcagcggcggtggtggcagcagcggcgccggcggcgggttcTTGGGGGCGTCCTCTAGCCTCCTCGATGTCCCCATGCAGGCCTCCCCGCTGGCTCAAGTCCTGCCACGACCTCTACCTCTAG AACAAGAGACGCGGCATCACGGGCACGGCGCAGCGCATTTCAACCCCGAGTCgccggagaggaagaggaggcggccGTCGCTGGACGAGCTGCGGCCAGGGACAGGGAGCAGCACGCCGCCAGCGCCCGGAACGCACGGCCATTACCGCCAAGAACAAGGGCACCGCCAccgcgaggacgacgacgatcacggcggcggcgacgagagcTCCGACTCCGAGTGCTccgatgacgacgacggcgacgaggtccTGAGCGGCGCGATCGGGCGGTGCGCGGCGATCCTGTCGGAGGCGCTGGAGAGCcgggaggccgcggaggagcggcggcaccgggaggtgatggcggtggaggagcggcgcggccgcgcgcggcagGCGCGCCGCGAGGCCGGCGAGCAGTGCGTGgccgggctcgccgccgccgtcaaccAGCTCGCCGGGTCCATgctggcgctcgccgccgccaagcacaagggcaagggcggcggccacgcggcgcccAAGTGA